The Nonlabens sp. Hel1_33_55 genome contains the following window.
GATTGCAAATGCACTTTTAAGACGCGTACGTGATTTTGCCCAAATCAAGGGAACCGGGAATATCGATCTGGATATCGCCAGATATTCGCTAAAAGCTTTAAATGTTGACGCGCACGGATTGGACGAGATGGACAATAAGATATTGACTACTATTATTGATAAGTTTAAAGGTGGACCTGTAGGAATTACTACCTTATCTACGGCAGTATCAGAAAGTGCAGAAACTATTGAAGAAGTCTACGAACCATTCTTGATTCAACAAGGCTTTATCATCCGTACGCCACGCGGACGTGAGGTCACAGAACACGCCTACAAACATCTAGGTAGAACACCTAATGCAAGAATGGGCGGTCTTTTCGACCAATAGATCTATGCGTAACATTCACAAAGTATCGGCGATAAGGTTTTTGTCTAAATCTGCTCAGATTTATAAAGACCCATTACCATTTCACAGAGAAAACTTCCAGCGTTACGGCCAGACATTCAAGATTAGCCCAAAACCTGGATTGACCATTCATTTTACCTGCGATACAAAGCTCACACAACATATTCTCCAGAAGAATCAGCGCAATTATCATAAATCCAGCTTACAAACACACGACCTGGCAAAATATATAGGTCATGGATTGCTCACTGCAAACGGTGAAGAATGGAAAGCAAACCGAAAGCTAGTTCAACCTGCTTTTTATAAAAAACAACTCGCTGGTATCATGGATTCCATGCATCAGGTGATACAGCAGGAATTAAGGAATATTGTCCCTGGCAAAGCCATGGATATTCATAAAGTCTTTAGTGACCTCGCATTTAAGGTCGTTGCCCGCAGTTTGTTTTATTTGGAGGACATGGACGAGCGCATCAATCGGTTACAGCAAATTACTGAAGAAGCTCAAAAGATGCTCATCAAGGAATTGCGATTGCCATTCCTGCAATGGTATTACAACCGTCGCTGGCTTTCTGGAAATAGGAGTATTGCCTATCACATGGAATTGATTGATGAGGCAAGAGGCATTCTCTTGGATATTATCGAACAGCGCAGGAAAGAAAATAAAACCTATGGAGACCTGCTGGATATGTTATTGCAATCTACCTATGAGGATGGTACCCATATGAGCGATGAACAGCTCATAGATGAAATTTTGGTATTATTTATTGCAGGCCATGAAACAACAGCAAATGCGTTGACATTTGCCACTCAACTATTGGCACATCACCCAGAAAAAGCACGAAAGGTTCAGGGTGAGATTTCAAAACTCGATAGTACAGATTTAATGGAACAGGTGCGATCCATGGAGTATACAAAGCAAGTGCTGGATGAAACCATGCGTTTGTATCCACCAGCATATGTAACCGATCGCGTAGCGGTAGAAGCTGACGAGTGTGATGATATCTCCATTCCAGCCGGTAGTATATGGCTCATTAGTTTCTATGAAATGCACCGCCGCGCCGATTTATGGCAACAACCAGAAGCGTTCATCCCAGAACGATTCGATCCAGATAAGCGCAAGGAATACAGCGATCAATATTTTCCTTTTGGTGCTGGACCTCGTATGTGCATAGGGAATAATTTTGCGATGTTTGAAATGGCACTCGTGGTTAAAAACATACTCGAGAAATACGACTTGGAAGCCATTGGCGATATCATTGAATACCATCCATTGATCACGCTGCGACCCAAGAATGCTCGGGTGGTTTTTAGGGAAAGGACCTAATCTCAAATCAAATAAGAAGCAAGAAATTATAGATAGTCTATCTAAATATATTATTGCAATGGCTATTGGAAATTTTGCTTTCACACGTTGCGCTGAGTTCATCGAAATGAAAGCGAAAACATCAAAAACAAATAGAAACATCTAATAACCTTAGGTGATTCAAAATCCTCGCTCACACGTTTAATCGCTACCTTTGTAATCGCTTAAAAAGCATTTTATGAGCAGCAAACCCAGCAGAAGAAGAGAAGCACTGGTTTATCACGCAAAACCTACACCTGGAAAAATCAAGGTGGTCCCAACTAAAAAATACAGTAGCCAGAGAGACTTGTCATTAGCCTACAGTCCTGGTGTGGCAGAACCTTGCCTTGAGATTGCTAAGGATCCAACCAACGCCTATAAATACACTACAAAGGGGAATTTGGTAGCCGTAATATCTAACGGTACGGCAGTATTGGGATTAGGAGACATAGGTCCTCTTGCGAGCAAACCAGTTATGGAAGGTAAAGGTTTGTTATTTAAAATATTTGCAGACCTGGATTGTTTCGATATTGAAGTTGACACCAAGGATGTAGATCAGTTTATTGAAACGGTCAAGAATATCGCGCCCACTTTTGGAGGAATCAATCTAGAAGATATTGCAGCTCCCGAGGCCTTTGAAATTGAACGCCGACTCAAAGAAGAATTGAACATACCGGTCATGCATGATGACCAGCATGGAACAGCGATCATTTCAAGTGCTGCACTTCTCAATGCATTGGAACTTGCTGAAAAGAATATAGAAGATGTAAAAATCGTTGTTTCTGGCGCTGGTAGTGCCGCAATTTCATGCACCTCGCTGTATGTAAAATTAGGAGCACGACTAGAAAACATTATGATGTTTGATGTTGACGGTCTTATTACCAAATCACGCACAGACCTAGGTAAAATGCAAATGCAATTTGCTACTGATCATAAACCAGTTTCCATGGCAGACGCCATTGTTGGAGCAGACGTGTTTTTGGGACTCTCTGCCGGGAATATAGTTTCCCAAAAGATGGTGCAATCCATGAGTGATAATCCTATTGTTTTTGCAATGGCAAATCCAACTCCAGAGATTGATTACGACCTGGCTATGGCAGCTCGTGAGGATATCATTATGGCAACAGGACGTAGTGATAATCCCAACCAAGTAAATAACGTATTAGGGTTCCCATTCATTTTTAGAGGTGCCATGGATGTGCGCGCCACAATGATTAATGAAGAAATGAAGCTAGCTGCGACTTATGCACTGGCAAACCTGGCAAAAGAACCTGTGCCAGAACAAGTAAATATTGCCTATGGAGAGTTGAAGCTCAACTTCGGGCGTGATTATATAATTCCAAAGCCTTTTGATCCACGCTTGATCTCAACAGTGCCACCGGCGGTAGCTAGAGCTGCCATGGAATCTGGAGTTGCTCAAGAACCTATCACAGACTGGGATAAGTATGAGGAGCAGTTGCTTTCTAGAATGGGATCTGATAACAAGCTTGTCCGTTTGTTATTAAACCGCGCGAGAATCAATCCAAAACGTATTGTCTTTGCAGAAGCTGATAATGTAGACGTACTCAAGGCGGCTCAAATTGTTCTGGAAGAAGGAATAGGTACGCCCATATTATTGGGAAGAAAAGATGTCATTGAAGAAATGATGGCAGAGCTTGATTTTGATCAACCATGCTTAATCATTGACCCCAAAACCGATGAAGAGTCCGCAAGGCGTGATCGATATGCACGCGAGTTCTGGAAGTTGAGACAACGCAAAGGTGTGACTGAATTTGATGCTAGCAAAACCATACGTCAGCGTAACTATTTTGCCGCGATGATGGTTAAGGTAGGAGATGCAGATGCATTGATAACTGGTGTTGCGCAATCCTATCCGCGATCTGTGCGTCCTATGATGGAAATTATAGGAATGGCTCCTGGAGTCGATAAAATTGCGACCACCAACTTAATGGTCACTGATCGTGGCCCGCTATTTATCTCAGATACTTCTATTAACATTGATCCAGACGCCATTGAGCTTGCTAAAATTGCACAGATGACTGGTAGAACGGCAGGTATGTTTGGAATCGATCCCGTAATTGCCATGATTTCTTATGCAAACTTTGGATCCAGTAAGCACCCTAATGCTACTAAGGTTACAGATGCTGTAAAGTATTTGCACCAGTATTATCCTAGTATAGTTGTAGATGGTGAAATACAGACAGATTTTGCCTTGAACGCTACGATGCTGGAGCAAAAATTTCCGTTTTCTAAATTAGCTGGGAAAAAGGTCAACACCTTGATTTTTCCTAATTTGGAGAGTAGCAATTCTACCTACAAATTACTAAAGGAATTGCGAGGCATAGATTCGATTGGTCCTATTATGATGGGAATGCAAAAGCCATGTCATATTCTACAGTTGGGTGCCAGTGTGGACGAGATTGTGAATATGGCAGCTGTGGCTGTCATTGATGCCCAACAAAAAGAAAAACGAGCTGCAGAACAGTCTGCAAAAGGTAGATCCTAAAAGTAAAATACATCTTACATTAATTAACAAGGTTGACTGCGATTATAGCAGGAAACCTTGTTTTTATTTTGTTACATTTGAGCGATTGCTAATATCCTGTTAAATGATTGCCCAATTGCAAGGCCAGCTGGTCGAGAAAAACCTTACTGATGTCGTTATAGATTGCGCTGGTGTAGGGTATTTCGTAGAAATTTCTTTACATACTTATTCACTCATTCCAGAAGGTGACCTCGTCAAGCTTTACACCTACATGATGGTGCGTGAAGATGCGCAGCGGCTTTTTGGATTCGTTGAGAAAAGCGAGCGTGAGGTTTTTAAGTTGCTTATTTCGGTTTCTGGGATAGGTGCAAATACGGCTCGCACGATGTTGTCCAGTCTTGATCCATCACAAATTGCCCAGGCTATTGCAAATGGAGATGTTAGAACGATTCAAAGTGTTAAAGGAATAGGTGCAAAAACGGCGCAACGCGTGATCCTCGATTTACGTGATAAGATTTTGCAGGTGCTGGAAGATCCGCAGATTTCTGTTTTACCGAGCAATAGAGGACGAGAAGAGGCGTTATCTGCTTTGGAAACGCTTGGTTATTTGCGCAAACAGTCTCAAAAAGTGATCGATAAGATCCTGTCAGACAAGCCAGATGCCACCACTGAACAACTTATTAAGGAAGCACTTAAACAATTATAGGATTTGAGATACGAATATATTAATCTGATACGCAAGTATTTATATGTCGTAATGTGTTTCTTTGTTTTCGCTTTCGCGAAAGCGCAACAACCCACAACCACTCCTGCAGATTCTACGGCATCGCAAATCCAACTGGGTAGAATAACACTACCTGATCCGCCTAGTATCACGTCGCTCTATATTTATGATGCAGATCTTGATCGCTATATTTTTAATCAGCGTTTTGGAGAATACCGTATTGATTATCCATTTACACTGACCCGAGAGGAATATCAAAAAATTGTGATCAAGGAACAAATGCGTTCCTACTTCAGAGAAAAATCTAAACTGCTTGCAGGAAGGACAGAGGCAGATAAAGAGCAGC
Protein-coding sequences here:
- the ruvA gene encoding Holliday junction branch migration protein RuvA, whose amino-acid sequence is MIAQLQGQLVEKNLTDVVIDCAGVGYFVEISLHTYSLIPEGDLVKLYTYMMVREDAQRLFGFVEKSEREVFKLLISVSGIGANTARTMLSSLDPSQIAQAIANGDVRTIQSVKGIGAKTAQRVILDLRDKILQVLEDPQISVLPSNRGREEALSALETLGYLRKQSQKVIDKILSDKPDATTEQLIKEALKQL
- a CDS encoding NADP-dependent malic enzyme, producing MSSKPSRRREALVYHAKPTPGKIKVVPTKKYSSQRDLSLAYSPGVAEPCLEIAKDPTNAYKYTTKGNLVAVISNGTAVLGLGDIGPLASKPVMEGKGLLFKIFADLDCFDIEVDTKDVDQFIETVKNIAPTFGGINLEDIAAPEAFEIERRLKEELNIPVMHDDQHGTAIISSAALLNALELAEKNIEDVKIVVSGAGSAAISCTSLYVKLGARLENIMMFDVDGLITKSRTDLGKMQMQFATDHKPVSMADAIVGADVFLGLSAGNIVSQKMVQSMSDNPIVFAMANPTPEIDYDLAMAAREDIIMATGRSDNPNQVNNVLGFPFIFRGAMDVRATMINEEMKLAATYALANLAKEPVPEQVNIAYGELKLNFGRDYIIPKPFDPRLISTVPPAVARAAMESGVAQEPITDWDKYEEQLLSRMGSDNKLVRLLLNRARINPKRIVFAEADNVDVLKAAQIVLEEGIGTPILLGRKDVIEEMMAELDFDQPCLIIDPKTDEESARRDRYAREFWKLRQRKGVTEFDASKTIRQRNYFAAMMVKVGDADALITGVAQSYPRSVRPMMEIIGMAPGVDKIATTNLMVTDRGPLFISDTSINIDPDAIELAKIAQMTGRTAGMFGIDPVIAMISYANFGSSKHPNATKVTDAVKYLHQYYPSIVVDGEIQTDFALNATMLEQKFPFSKLAGKKVNTLIFPNLESSNSTYKLLKELRGIDSIGPIMMGMQKPCHILQLGASVDEIVNMAAVAVIDAQQKEKRAAEQSAKGRS
- a CDS encoding cytochrome P450, which encodes MRNIHKVSAIRFLSKSAQIYKDPLPFHRENFQRYGQTFKISPKPGLTIHFTCDTKLTQHILQKNQRNYHKSSLQTHDLAKYIGHGLLTANGEEWKANRKLVQPAFYKKQLAGIMDSMHQVIQQELRNIVPGKAMDIHKVFSDLAFKVVARSLFYLEDMDERINRLQQITEEAQKMLIKELRLPFLQWYYNRRWLSGNRSIAYHMELIDEARGILLDIIEQRRKENKTYGDLLDMLLQSTYEDGTHMSDEQLIDEILVLFIAGHETTANALTFATQLLAHHPEKARKVQGEISKLDSTDLMEQVRSMEYTKQVLDETMRLYPPAYVTDRVAVEADECDDISIPAGSIWLISFYEMHRRADLWQQPEAFIPERFDPDKRKEYSDQYFPFGAGPRMCIGNNFAMFEMALVVKNILEKYDLEAIGDIIEYHPLITLRPKNARVVFRERT